Proteins from a genomic interval of Polaribacter sejongensis:
- the ttcA gene encoding tRNA 2-thiocytidine(32) synthetase TtcA, whose translation MENIKQVTKKLQRSVAEAIQQFTMIAEGDKIMVCLSGGKDSYAMLNMLLYFQKVAPISFDIVAVNLDQKQPGFPEEILPTYLHNLGVDYKIIEKNTYKIVMDKTPEGKTTCSLCSRLRRGTLYEAAKDLGCNKLALGHHRNDILETFFLNFFFAGKMETMPPKFKNDAGDLVVLRPLAFCKESDIETYSDFMDFPIIPCNLCGSQENLQRQNVKQMISDWETEFPNRNAIMMNALQNVSPSHLLDKNLYDFDNLESKISEPIATI comes from the coding sequence ATGGAAAACATAAAACAGGTTACAAAAAAACTACAGCGCTCTGTTGCAGAAGCGATACAGCAATTTACAATGATTGCCGAAGGAGATAAAATTATGGTCTGCCTTTCTGGCGGAAAAGATAGTTATGCAATGCTTAACATGTTATTGTATTTCCAGAAAGTAGCGCCTATTTCTTTTGATATTGTTGCCGTTAATTTAGACCAAAAACAACCTGGTTTTCCAGAAGAAATACTCCCAACCTATTTACACAATTTAGGGGTTGATTATAAAATTATAGAAAAGAATACCTATAAGATTGTAATGGACAAAACGCCCGAAGGTAAAACAACTTGCAGCTTGTGCTCTCGTTTGCGTAGAGGAACGCTATATGAAGCTGCTAAAGATTTAGGTTGTAATAAATTGGCTTTAGGACATCATAGAAATGACATTCTAGAAACTTTTTTCTTAAACTTCTTTTTTGCAGGAAAAATGGAAACCATGCCTCCGAAATTTAAAAATGATGCAGGTGATTTAGTTGTTTTAAGACCTTTGGCTTTTTGTAAAGAAAGTGATATTGAAACGTATTCAGACTTTATGGACTTCCCTATCATTCCTTGTAATTTATGTGGTTCTCAAGAAAACTTGCAACGCCAAAACGTAAAACAAATGATTTCTGACTGGGAAACTGAATTCCCAAATAGAAATGCGATCATGATGAATGCTTTACAGAACGTATCTCCTTCTCACCTTTTAGATAAAAACTTATATGATTTTGATAATTTAGAATCTAAAATATCTGAACCGATAGCTACCATTTAG
- a CDS encoding LacI family DNA-binding transcriptional regulator — MNKKVTFKEVAELAGVSTQTVSRVTNGGEGVNANTLKKVQEAIDQLGYVPNKGAQLLVRKKAKVFGVITLEMTMEGASSIVNGIRLESEKAGYAISIAVSNSEEKNLENAIRELKSQQVDVVFVNLPVQKELAENLVAKHKHLPFLFIDVSPEANVSQVAADHYKGAALIAELMLKQGRKRFALLNGPAHSHAANLRKQAWLDILESSDAEIVTIETGDWSAESGYYETAKLLLRPQNIDTLLVGNDQMALGALRACAEQKYTVPAQIAVTGFDDTINSAYYNPPLTTVHQNFLEIGKQAVKQILIQLKNESNISKMVIPVQLIERQSTMPVKENLNAVKEIKDLLQKIQTLLPNS; from the coding sequence ATGAATAAAAAGGTAACATTTAAAGAAGTTGCAGAATTAGCAGGGGTTTCTACGCAAACGGTCTCTAGAGTAACTAATGGAGGAGAAGGAGTGAATGCGAATACCTTAAAAAAAGTTCAGGAAGCAATTGATCAGTTAGGGTATGTGCCAAATAAAGGAGCTCAGCTTTTAGTACGTAAAAAAGCAAAGGTTTTTGGTGTCATAACATTAGAAATGACCATGGAGGGTGCTTCTAGTATTGTCAATGGAATTCGCTTAGAAAGTGAAAAAGCTGGGTATGCTATATCTATTGCTGTTTCAAATTCTGAAGAGAAAAATTTAGAAAATGCCATACGAGAGTTGAAATCTCAACAGGTAGACGTTGTGTTTGTGAATTTGCCTGTGCAAAAAGAGTTGGCGGAAAACTTAGTAGCAAAACATAAGCATTTACCTTTTCTATTTATTGATGTTTCGCCTGAAGCAAATGTGAGTCAGGTTGCTGCAGATCATTACAAAGGCGCTGCGTTAATTGCAGAGTTAATGTTGAAACAAGGAAGAAAAAGGTTTGCGCTTTTAAATGGACCCGCTCATTCCCATGCTGCGAATTTAAGAAAACAAGCTTGGTTAGATATTCTAGAATCCTCGGATGCAGAAATTGTGACAATAGAAACAGGAGATTGGAGTGCTGAAAGTGGGTATTATGAAACAGCAAAACTACTCTTGCGACCACAAAATATAGATACTTTATTAGTAGGGAATGATCAAATGGCATTGGGAGCTTTAAGGGCTTGTGCAGAACAAAAATATACTGTGCCAGCACAAATAGCGGTAACTGGTTTTGATGATACTATAAATAGTGCATATTACAATCCGCCATTAACAACCGTTCATCAAAATTTTTTAGAAATAGGGAAGCAAGCTGTAAAGCAAATATTAATACAGCTAAAAAATGAAAGTAATATTTCTAAAATGGTAATTCCTGTTCAGTTAATAGAGAGACAAAGTACGATGCCTGTAAAAGAAAATTTAAATGCTGTAAAAGAAATTAAAGATTTACTTCAAAAAATACAAACACTTTTACCGAATAGTTAA
- a CDS encoding glycoside hydrolase family 97 protein has product MKNTFSLMAAVLLILFGATTTSAADKKVIVKSPDGKTQAEVSIGKSIYYTISQDGVQVLEPSHLSMTLSDGTIWGLGSKIKNIKTAKVNDVINAHFYKSKTVRDEYNNVIVTFNDHWSLEFRAYNDGVAYRFASTKKGNYEVVSEQAQYKFAHDVETTVPYVYSPGTMEHQLFQSFENQYTRSKISDLDKNRLMFLPLSIESKNQKRITITESDLRNYPGMYLTTSIGKNTMNAFFAPLRDDVEEHAGYNNLQVIVKSRHPFIAKVNAPRSFPWRAAIVTRNDVELANTTMSYKLAAKNAIGDTSWIKPGKVAWDWWNNWNLEGVDFKAGIDNRTYKYYIDFASKNGIEYVILDEGWSVNKVYDLMQVVPEIDIKELVDYAKERNVDIILWAGYYAFDKDMEEVCKHYSEMGVKGFKVDFMNGDDQELVYFNERSAQMCAKYKLIVDLHGTYKPAGLQRTYPNILNFEGVHGLEQMKWQPKECDQVTYDVTFPFIRMISGPVDYTQGAMNNAVKALNTITNEVETQYAPNFSKPMSQGTRTHQFAEYVIFFSPLNMLCDTPTNYEKNPVSTEFIASIPTTWDETITVDGKIGEYIITARRKGNDWYIGGLNNWDAREITINVKEITGKSGTATVFKDGPNADMNGVDFVKKTENIKDTFTVRMAPGGGFVVKI; this is encoded by the coding sequence ATGAAAAATACATTTTCTTTAATGGCAGCAGTATTATTAATTCTTTTTGGAGCGACAACGACGTCTGCAGCAGATAAAAAAGTAATCGTAAAATCTCCTGATGGCAAAACGCAGGCGGAAGTAAGTATAGGTAAATCTATTTATTATACTATTTCACAAGACGGAGTGCAGGTATTAGAGCCTTCTCATCTTTCTATGACCTTGTCTGATGGAACTATCTGGGGACTAGGTTCTAAAATAAAAAATATTAAAACAGCGAAAGTGAATGATGTAATTAATGCCCATTTTTACAAATCTAAAACGGTAAGAGATGAATACAATAATGTTATTGTAACGTTTAATGATCATTGGAGTTTAGAGTTTAGAGCTTATAATGATGGCGTTGCGTATCGTTTTGCTTCAACCAAAAAAGGAAATTATGAAGTAGTGAGTGAGCAAGCGCAATATAAGTTTGCACACGATGTAGAGACTACAGTACCGTATGTGTATTCTCCAGGAACTATGGAGCATCAGCTTTTTCAATCTTTCGAAAATCAATACACACGTTCTAAAATTTCTGATTTAGATAAAAATAGGTTGATGTTTTTGCCTTTAAGCATCGAGTCTAAAAACCAAAAACGTATTACCATTACAGAAAGTGATTTAAGAAATTATCCAGGAATGTACTTAACCACAAGTATTGGTAAAAATACAATGAATGCTTTTTTTGCGCCTTTAAGAGATGATGTAGAAGAACACGCAGGGTATAATAATCTTCAAGTAATTGTAAAAAGTAGACATCCTTTTATAGCGAAAGTAAACGCACCACGTAGTTTTCCTTGGAGAGCGGCAATTGTAACAAGAAATGATGTTGAGTTGGCGAATACAACCATGTCTTACAAATTAGCTGCTAAAAATGCTATTGGAGATACTAGTTGGATTAAACCAGGAAAAGTTGCTTGGGATTGGTGGAATAACTGGAATTTAGAAGGTGTAGATTTTAAAGCAGGTATTGATAATAGAACGTATAAATATTATATCGATTTTGCTTCAAAAAATGGTATTGAATATGTAATTTTAGATGAAGGTTGGTCGGTTAATAAAGTATACGATTTAATGCAGGTTGTTCCTGAAATTGATATCAAAGAACTGGTTGATTATGCAAAAGAACGAAATGTAGATATTATTCTTTGGGCAGGTTATTATGCCTTTGATAAAGATATGGAAGAGGTTTGTAAGCATTATAGTGAAATGGGCGTAAAAGGTTTTAAGGTCGATTTTATGAATGGTGATGATCAAGAATTGGTGTATTTTAACGAGCGTTCTGCGCAAATGTGTGCAAAATATAAATTGATTGTAGATCTTCATGGTACTTATAAACCAGCAGGTTTACAACGTACCTATCCAAATATTTTAAATTTTGAAGGAGTGCATGGTTTAGAGCAAATGAAATGGCAACCAAAAGAATGTGATCAAGTTACCTATGATGTTACGTTTCCGTTTATCAGAATGATTTCTGGACCTGTAGATTATACGCAAGGTGCTATGAATAATGCCGTAAAGGCTTTAAATACTATTACAAATGAAGTAGAAACTCAATATGCTCCTAACTTCTCAAAACCGATGAGTCAAGGAACACGTACGCATCAATTTGCAGAATATGTAATTTTCTTTTCTCCTTTAAATATGCTTTGTGATACCCCAACGAATTATGAAAAGAATCCGGTTAGTACAGAGTTTATTGCTTCTATTCCAACTACGTGGGATGAAACTATTACTGTTGATGGAAAAATAGGAGAGTACATTATTACGGCTCGTAGAAAAGGAAATGACTGGTATATTGGTGGTTTAAATAACTGGGATGCTCGTGAAATAACGATCAATGTAAAAGAAATTACAGGAAAGTCAGGAACCGCTACTGTGTTTAAGGACGGGCCGAATGCAGATATGAATGGAGTTGATTTTGTGAAAAAAACAGAAAATATAAAAGATACGTTTACAGTACGTATGGCTCCAGGAGGAGGTTTTGTAGTGAAGATTTAA